The following are encoded together in the Pithys albifrons albifrons isolate INPA30051 chromosome 5, PitAlb_v1, whole genome shotgun sequence genome:
- the LOC139671963 gene encoding T-cell surface glycoprotein CD8 alpha chain-like isoform X1, whose protein sequence is MDSSPALLLLFTLGLCCPGIPGQHYELKVSFHNSITQLQVGQRLELECQTDKDSGAFWVRQDKSGTLHFIVFISSISRTTFEGNQKTSRRFEASKDRRFYRLVVKTFTPQDEGNYFCLMIVHQMLYFSRGQPAFLPVTTTVTPTTPGPTTQRGISVKDPFLSTPDPETSTEEELNFFCDFVIWVPLAGVCLLLLMALAMTILLSQRIRRRRCRCKRPLQGKPHTKLSKTNQHN, encoded by the exons ATGGacagctctcctgccctgctcctcctgttcACTCTGGGACTCT GCTGCCCTGGCATCCCTGGACAGCACTATGAGCTGAAGGTCAGCTTTCACAACAGCATCACCCAACTGCAGGTGGGACAGCGGCTGGAACTGGAGTGTCAGACTGACAAGGACAGTGGAGCGTTCTGGGTCCGCCAGGACAAGAGTGGGACCCTTCACTTCATTGTCTTCATCTCCTCCATATCCCGGACCACTTTTGAGGGAAACCAGAAAACATCCAGACGCTTTGAGGCCAGCAAAGACAGGAGGTTCTATCGGTTGGTAGTGAAGACTTTCACACCACAGGATGAGGGGAACTATTTCTGCCTCATGATTGTCCACCAAATGTTGTACTTCAGCCGTGGCCAGCCTGCCTTCTTACCAG TCACCACCACAGTGACACCCACCACGCCAGGACCCACCACCCAGCGTGGCATCTCTGTGAAAGACCCCTTTCTGAGCACACCAGATCCAG agaccagcacagaggaggagctgaatttcttctgtgattttgtCATCTGGGTTcccctggcaggtgtctgcctcctgctcctcatgGCCCTGGCCATGACGATCCTACTGTCTCAAA gAATCAGAAGACGAAGGTGCAGGTGTAAAAG gCCTCTGCAGGGGAAGCCCCACACCAAactcagcaaaacaaaccaacataactaa
- the LOC139671963 gene encoding T-cell surface glycoprotein CD8 alpha chain-like isoform X2: MDSSPALLLLFTLGLCCPGIPGQHYELKVSFHNSITQLQVGQRLELECQTDKDSGAFWVRQDKSGTLHFIVFISSISRTTFEGNQKTSRRFEASKDRRFYRLVVKTFTPQDEGNYFCLMIVHQMLYFSRGQPAFLPVTTTVTPTTPGPTTQRGISVKDPFLSTPDPVSRKLLRAATLRKNIPVDPGEASASPPASQNTKQLH; this comes from the exons ATGGacagctctcctgccctgctcctcctgttcACTCTGGGACTCT GCTGCCCTGGCATCCCTGGACAGCACTATGAGCTGAAGGTCAGCTTTCACAACAGCATCACCCAACTGCAGGTGGGACAGCGGCTGGAACTGGAGTGTCAGACTGACAAGGACAGTGGAGCGTTCTGGGTCCGCCAGGACAAGAGTGGGACCCTTCACTTCATTGTCTTCATCTCCTCCATATCCCGGACCACTTTTGAGGGAAACCAGAAAACATCCAGACGCTTTGAGGCCAGCAAAGACAGGAGGTTCTATCGGTTGGTAGTGAAGACTTTCACACCACAGGATGAGGGGAACTATTTCTGCCTCATGATTGTCCACCAAATGTTGTACTTCAGCCGTGGCCAGCCTGCCTTCTTACCAG TCACCACCACAGTGACACCCACCACGCCAGGACCCACCACCCAGCGTGGCATCTCTGTGAAAGACCCCTTTCTGAGCACACCAGATCCAG TGTCCAGGAAactgctgagagcagcaacACTGAGGAAGAACATCCCTGTAGACCCAGGGGAAGCCTCTGCCTCACCACCAGCCTCGCAGAACACCAAGCAGCTCCATTGA